From a region of the Lactuca sativa cultivar Salinas chromosome 4, Lsat_Salinas_v11, whole genome shotgun sequence genome:
- the LOC111885839 gene encoding uncharacterized protein LOC111885839 isoform X2, protein MLFIRFEGFILALLIVSFALQNLSVHADHHQVVFLVERRLMGGNSIKEAQEKDASAKKEPIHVAGISRIAGVSSKEKVGGRKMGMNLKKRDAEMDSRSSTDKNASKEGPQDFLDNQGQKCTLETMAINPKRSLQKQVSSLNTNHIISNEDQSDEWRKLLEEADQKVMQMMRRDYSGMRRPRRKPPINNQEPRN, encoded by the exons ATGTTGTTCATAAGGTTTGAAGGCTTCATACTTGCTCTTCTCATTGTTTCATTTGCCCTCCAAAATCTTTCTGTACATGCTGATCATCATCAAG TTGTCTTTTTGGTTGAAAGGAGATTAATGGGAGGAAATTCAATCAAAGAAGCTCAAGAAAAGGATGCATCTGCCAAGAAg GAACCCATCCACGTCGCTGGAATTTCAAGGATTGCTGGCGTATCAAGCAAAGAGAAAGTCGGAGGAAGGAAAATGGGAATGAATTTGAAGAAACGAGATGCAGAAATGGATTCAAGATCAAGCACAG ATAAGAACGCTTCAAAGGAAGGACCACAAGATTTCTTGGATAACCAA GGACAAAAATGTACCTTGGAGACGATGGCAATAAACCCTAAAAGAAGCTTGCAAAAACAAGTCTCGAGTTTGAACACAAATCATATCATTTCTAATGAAGATCAGAGTGACGAATGGAGAAAACTACTTGAAGAAGCTGATCAAAAAGTTATGCAGATGATGAGAAGGGACTACAGTGGTATGAGGAGGCCTCGTCGAAAGCCTCCTATCAACAATCAGGAGCCTAGAAACTGA
- the LOC111885839 gene encoding uncharacterized protein LOC111885839 isoform X1: MLFIRFEGFILALLIVSFALQNLSVHADHHQVVFLVERRLMGGNSIKEAQEKDASAKKEPIHVAGISRIAGVSSKEKVGGRKMGMNLKKRDAEMDSRSSTGDAQKLNVEADKNASKEGPQDFLDNQGQKCTLETMAINPKRSLQKQVSSLNTNHIISNEDQSDEWRKLLEEADQKVMQMMRRDYSGMRRPRRKPPINNQEPRN, translated from the exons ATGTTGTTCATAAGGTTTGAAGGCTTCATACTTGCTCTTCTCATTGTTTCATTTGCCCTCCAAAATCTTTCTGTACATGCTGATCATCATCAAG TTGTCTTTTTGGTTGAAAGGAGATTAATGGGAGGAAATTCAATCAAAGAAGCTCAAGAAAAGGATGCATCTGCCAAGAAg GAACCCATCCACGTCGCTGGAATTTCAAGGATTGCTGGCGTATCAAGCAAAGAGAAAGTCGGAGGAAGGAAAATGGGAATGAATTTGAAGAAACGAGATGCAGAAATGGATTCAAGATCAAGCACAGGTGATGCCCAGAAGTTGAATGTGGAAGCAG ATAAGAACGCTTCAAAGGAAGGACCACAAGATTTCTTGGATAACCAA GGACAAAAATGTACCTTGGAGACGATGGCAATAAACCCTAAAAGAAGCTTGCAAAAACAAGTCTCGAGTTTGAACACAAATCATATCATTTCTAATGAAGATCAGAGTGACGAATGGAGAAAACTACTTGAAGAAGCTGATCAAAAAGTTATGCAGATGATGAGAAGGGACTACAGTGGTATGAGGAGGCCTCGTCGAAAGCCTCCTATCAACAATCAGGAGCCTAGAAACTGA